The Streptomyces rubrogriseus genomic sequence CGGGACGGGCGTAGTGTCCAGATATGGGTGATGTTCGGGGCGGCCGGCGTCGGGCGGCCCGGTCGGCGCGGACGCGGGCGGACGGCTGATGGACTCCGCCATGGCGGCCGTCGTGCGGGCGAGCGGTGCGTTCGGAGGGATCCTCTACGCACTGCCGCCGGGCGAGGACGCCGTGTGGCAGGTCCTGGTCACGGGGGTCCCCCAGGAGATGGCCGCACCGTGGCGGCGGGTCGGGCTGACGGATCCGATGCCCGTGGCGGACGCCGTCCGCGAGCACCGCCTGGTGTGGGCGGGCGGCCGGGAGGAGATGGCGCGGGAGTATCCGCGGCTGGCGCTCGTCCTGCCGTACGACTTCTCGCTGGCGGCCGCCCCGCTGGTCTCGGGCACCGCCCTCAGGGGCGGGCTGGTGCTGCTGTGGCCCGGGAACCACCCGGCGCGGCTGAGCGCCGGGGAACAGGACGTCATCCGGGCGGGCTGCCGCCGCCTGGGCGACAGCCTCCAGCGGGCCATCGACCGCGGCGAACCGCTGCGGCCGCCGGAGCGGCCCCGGACCCTGCCGCCGGCCGCCCCGCGCACCCCCTCCCCCGCCGAGGCGACCGCGCTGTCCGCCTTCGTGGACCGCCTGCCCGGCGGTTCCTGCGCGCTGGACCTGGAGGGGCATCTGACCTTCGTCACCCCGGGGGCGGCCGAACTGCTCGGCGTCGACCGGTCCCTGCTGATGGGCGCCCTGCCGTGGGAGGCGCTGCCCTGGATGGACGTGCCGCACGTCGAGGACCGCTACCGGGCGGCGCTGGTCAGCCGCAGGCCGCAGGGCTTCACGGTGCTGCGCCCGCCGAAGACGTGGCTGACCTTCGAGCTGTACCCGGACGCCACCGGCCTGAGCGTGCGCATCACCCCCGGCAGCCCGGACGCGGACACGCCCCCGTCCCGGTCGGTACAGGCCTCGGGCCCCAGCCGTGCCACCGTGCTCTACCACCTGATGCACCTGGCCTCCACCCTGACCGAGGCCGTCAGCGTGCAGGACGTGGTGGAGCAGACCGCCGACCAGCTGATGCCCGCGCTCGGAGCGCAGGCCATGGTGGTGATGGCCCCGGCGGACGGCCGGCTGAAGATCGTCGGCCAGCGCGGCTACCACCCGGAGCTGCTGAGGCGCTTCGACGGGGCGCCGCTCACCACGGCCATCCCCGGCGCCGACGTCATGGCCACGGGTGTCCCGGGGTTCTGGACGACCTTCGAGGAACTCCACCATGCCTACCCCGCCATGACGCACGAGGACGGCATGGCCGCCTGGGCCCTGCTGCCGCTGATCGCCTCCGGCCGCCCCATCGGCTCGCTGCTGCTCTCCTACCGACGGCCGCACGTCTTCCCGCCCGGCGAACGGGCCGCCCTCACGTCGCTGGCCGGTCTGGTCGGGCAGGCCCTGGACCGCGCCCGCCTCTACGACGCCAAGCACCACCTCGCCCACCGCCTGCAGTCCGCCCTGCTGCCGCACACCCTCCCCGACGTGCCCGGTCTGAACGTCGCCGCCCGCTACCTCCCGGCCGCCCGGGGCCTGGGCATCGGCGGCGACTTCTACGACGTCATCCGCCTCGACGAGCACACCGCGAGCGTCACCATCGGCGACGTGCAGGGGCACAACGTGGACGCCGCGGCGCTCATGGGGCAGGTCCGCACCGCCGTGCACGCCAACGCCACCGTGGGGGCGCCCCCCGGCGACGTGCTGGCCCGCACCAACCGTCTGCTCACCGACCTGGACCCCGGTCTGTTCACCAGCTGCGCCTACGTGCACCTCGACCTGGCCACGCACCGCGCCTGTGTGGCGCTCGCCGGGCACCCGCCCCCTCTGGTGCGCCACGCCGACGGGCGCGTCGAGACCCTGCGGGTGCCGCCGGGTCTGCTGCTGGGCATCGAGCCGGACACCGTGTACCCCTCGCTGGAGTTCCCGCTGCCGCCGGGCAGCGTGCTCGTCCTGTACACCGACGGACTGGTCGAGGCGCCCGGGGTGGACCTGGACGACGCGATCGCGGCCCTCGCCGGTCTCGTGGAACACGGCCACCCCGGCGACCTCGACGCCATGGCCGACATCCTCATCCGGCACGCGCCCACCCCGGGCGACGACATCGCCCTGGTCCTCGTCGGTCCCCGCGCGTCGGCGCCGGGGCACTCCCGGGGCCGATCGATCGTTTTCAGGGACAAGAAGGACGAACGCCGGTCGACGCGGGCCGGCAGCGGAGGAGAAGACCCTTAATGAAACACCAGAGGGTGCGCGATCTGATGAGCGACGCCGTGGTCCGCGTGCAGCGGGGCACACCGTTCAAGGAGATCGCCCACCTGCTGCTGGAATACGA encodes the following:
- a CDS encoding SpoIIE family protein phosphatase, which encodes MDSAMAAVVRASGAFGGILYALPPGEDAVWQVLVTGVPQEMAAPWRRVGLTDPMPVADAVREHRLVWAGGREEMAREYPRLALVLPYDFSLAAAPLVSGTALRGGLVLLWPGNHPARLSAGEQDVIRAGCRRLGDSLQRAIDRGEPLRPPERPRTLPPAAPRTPSPAEATALSAFVDRLPGGSCALDLEGHLTFVTPGAAELLGVDRSLLMGALPWEALPWMDVPHVEDRYRAALVSRRPQGFTVLRPPKTWLTFELYPDATGLSVRITPGSPDADTPPSRSVQASGPSRATVLYHLMHLASTLTEAVSVQDVVEQTADQLMPALGAQAMVVMAPADGRLKIVGQRGYHPELLRRFDGAPLTTAIPGADVMATGVPGFWTTFEELHHAYPAMTHEDGMAAWALLPLIASGRPIGSLLLSYRRPHVFPPGERAALTSLAGLVGQALDRARLYDAKHHLAHRLQSALLPHTLPDVPGLNVAARYLPAARGLGIGGDFYDVIRLDEHTASVTIGDVQGHNVDAAALMGQVRTAVHANATVGAPPGDVLARTNRLLTDLDPGLFTSCAYVHLDLATHRACVALAGHPPPLVRHADGRVETLRVPPGLLLGIEPDTVYPSLEFPLPPGSVLVLYTDGLVEAPGVDLDDAIAALAGLVEHGHPGDLDAMADILIRHAPTPGDDIALVLVGPRASAPGHSRGRSIVFRDKKDERRSTRAGSGGEDP